The following are from one region of the Syngnathus acus chromosome 19, fSynAcu1.2, whole genome shotgun sequence genome:
- the LOC119138568 gene encoding zinc finger protein 708-like isoform X1, protein MNTGVQLPLSALRLLVSPVKLVSAAIWQIIDQRVVTDYEMVEDFVCMVTDVVPEVITDCQRTQLILGLRAQMILELCHLEGKTHFNDVEQHLDRMKVYNMSSVEKSFAENDNPCSSFVDFVKHLLNDPAEREHFFTEVFPQEFGPSYDKALKSLVELFLCRLEKFLSEQTFQQVASTCREVSSVLGDSLQTMRSCDALTNLLQYHKGHSLLEPNDIFSDSTYIMSALKCAAVTGNSSQETPSSSPCKKATTGNRTEEDMQVNTCVSSPMEASPDCSDSKDVGSEESSWSFYSNENSLSSPSSWFDNSGEDALDVTSVDSSSHLLNEVTPVTNKEKASRKHRASKKSVPPKKSRQVKSPKSKSQVKCFICNERVSSKLRSHVRSHFPDGQYTCPHCNSKFKLLSSLKTHIVKRCYDHAQQREDPEPGQELYKCDHCEKAFEFSLSLEAHKQTHNQLYCSVCRKVLKDAATLERHKASHTEFQCTRCEKTFILFKPLRKHYQHFHKVGRPFKCIHCSQTFSRLEYMIRHEWRHAGHLPLKCSICAMGFRNDCDLVSHQRVHTKEKPYLCGDCGKTFSQRTNLLRHHRFVHSEEKDKKKHFCAECQTYFKEKGALLQHNKRKHIDQCTRRCLCPYCGKSISVSSIARHKLLHTGERPLKCNANGCNKTFLTATEQKKHFLMHHSTDRPFKCDTCGKGFITIGLRNAHARLHSGQKPFVCDICIKAFSRRHTLNRHKKLVHAFPI, encoded by the exons ATGAATACAG GTGTCCAACTTCCGTTGTCTGCTTTGCGCCTACTGGTGTCCCCAGTTAAACTCGTCTCTGCGGCAATCTGGCAGATCATCGATCAACGAGTTGTGACTGATTATGAGATGGTGGAGGATTTTGTTTGCATGGTTACAGACGTCGTGCCAGAGGTGATCACCGACTGTCAGCGGACCCAACTCATCCTGGGCCTCAGAGCGCAA atgaTCCTAGAGTTATGTCATTTGGAAGGCAAGACTCATTTCAATGATGTAGAGCAGCACCTGGATCGAATGAAGGTATATAACATGAGCAGCGTCGAAAAG AGCTTTGCTGAAAATGACAACCCATGCTCAAGTTTTGTGGATTTTGTGAAACACTTGCTGAATGATCCTGCTGAGAGGGAACACTTTTTTACA GAGGTTTTTCCCCAGGAGTTTGGCCCATCATATGACAAGGCTCTTAAGTCCCTGGTGGAGCTCTTTCTGTGCAGacttgagaaatttctttctGAGCAAACTTTCCAACAG GTTGCTTCCACCTGTCGTGAGGTGTCCTCTGTTCTGGGTGACTCTTTGCAAACAATGCGTAGCTGTGATGCGCTCACAAATCTGCTTCAGTATCACAAGGGCCACAGCCTACTTGAACCCAATG atatTTTCTCGGACAGCACCTACATCATGTCTGCTCTCAAGTGTGCTGCAGTAACAGGTAATTCCTCGCAGGAGAccccttcgtcttctccatgCAAAAAAGCAACCACAGGGAATAGAACGGAAGAGGATATGCAGGTTAACACATGTGTTTCCAGTCCAATGGAAGCATCTCCCGATTGCTCTGACAGTAAGGACGTTGGAAGTGAAGAATCTTCCTGGTCTTTCTATTCAAATGAGAACTCTCTGAGTAGTCCGAGTTCATGGTTCGACAACTCGGGTGAGGATGCCTTGGATGTGACTTCTGTCGATTCATCTTCACATTTGTTAAATGAGGTCACTCCCGTGACAAATAAGGAAAAAGCATCAAGAAAACATCGGGCCAGCAAAAAGAGCGTCCCTCCAAAAAAGTCTCGTCAAGTCAAAAGTcccaagtcaaagtcccaaGTCAAGTGCTTCATCTGCAATGAGCGAGTGAGCTCCAAACTGAGAAGTCACGTGAGAAGCCACTTTCCGGACGGACAGTATACCTGCCCACATTGCAACAGCAAATTCAAGCTTCTCTCATCCCTGAAGACGCATATAGTCAAACGATGCTACGATCACGCTCAGCAGCGAGAAGATCCCGAGCCTGGCCAGGAGCTTTATAAATGCGACCACTGCGAGAAGGCCTTTGAGTTCAGCCTCTCGCTGGAAGCCCATAAGCAGACTCATAACCAACTCTACTGCAGTGTGTGCAGGAAAGTCCTAAAAGATGCAGCGACATTAGAAAGGCACAAGGCCTCCCACACTGAGTTTCAGTGTACTCGCTGTGAGAAGACCTTCATTCTTTTTAAGCCGTTGCGCAAACATTATCAACATTTCCACAAGGTTGGCAGACCCTTTAAGTGCATCCACTGCTCACAAACCTTCTCGAGGCTGGAGTATATGATCCGACACGAATGGAGGCACGCTGGTCATCTGCCGCTAAAGTGCAGTATTTGCGCCATGGGATTTCGAAACGATTGCGATTTGGTTTCGCACCAGAGGGTTCACACGAAGGAGAAACCCTACCTCTGTGGAGACTGCGGGAAAACCTTTTCGCAGAGGACCAACCTGCTACGGCACCACCGTTTTGTCCACAGTGAGGAGAAAGACAAGAAGAAACACTTCTGTGCCGAGTGTCAGACATATTTTAAAGAGAAAGGAGCTCTCCTACAGCACAACAAGCGCAAACACATCGACCAATGCACCCGCCGTTGTCTTTGTCCGTACTGCGGGAAGTCCATTTCTGTCTCATCCATCGCCAGACATAAGTTGCTCCATACAGGAGAGAGACCTTTGAAATGCAACGCAAATGGTTGTAACAAGACTTTCCTGACGGCTACTGAACAGAAGAAACACTTCCTCATGCACCACTCCACCGACCGACCATTCAAATGTGATACTTGCGGCAAGGGCTTTATCACAATTGGTCTACGGAATGCACACGCTCGGCTACATTCGGGCCAAAAGCCGTTTGTGTGCGACATCTGCATTAAGGCTTTCTCAAGGCGCCACACACTGAATAGACACAAGAAGCTTGTGCATGCATTTCCAATTTAG
- the mettl9 gene encoding methyltransferase-like protein 9 isoform X1 — MCHLQLRTLIFVAWVLGYVVFLHSLRMTAKYARGSLARSLLVNMMNEGEGTSMETQEWYRCCPDLLGESLRPLFVQSHLDSGTKAFLKQSIDKSNWLFTQLYHSFVSSVLTPMVSRTSINGFLGRGSMFVFSVEQFQKLLKIGPDWKADRLLDLGAGDGAVTEIMRGHFREIYVTEVSPPMKWHLQRRNFMLMGIDEWQRSGLQYDVISCLNLLDRCEDPLHLLRDIRRSLVPHTGRLILAAVLPFQPYIEVGGRWQRPQEHLIIQGKTWEEQVTSLSHDVFQKSGFEVETVTRLPYLCEGDMYNKYYVLDDAVFVLKASNVTEEFVQ; from the exons ATGTGTCATCTACAGCTGAGGACATTGATTTTTGTGGCGTGGGTGCTGGGTTACGTCGTCTTTCTGCACTCCCTCAGGATGACGGCTAAGTACGCGAGAGGTTCGCTGGCACGCTCACTTTTAGTGAACATGATGAACGAAGGGGAAGGAACATCGATGGAGACACAGGAG TGGTACAGATGCTGCCCCGATCTGCTTGGGGAGTCTCTACGACCTCTGTTTGTTCAGAGTCATCTCGATTCAGGCACCAAGGCATTCCTCAAGCAAAGCATTGACAAGTCAAACTGGTTGTTCACACAACTCTATCACTCCTTTGTATCAAGTGTCCTTACCCCGATGGTTTCACGCACCTCCATCAATGG GTTTCTGGGGCGTGGAtctatgtttgtgttttccgTGGAGCAATTTCAGAAACTCCTAAAGATCGGCCCAGATTGGAAGGCAGACAGACTTCTGGACCTCGGAGCTGGTGATGGTGCTGTCACAGAAATTATGAGAGGCCATTTCAGGGAAATTTATGTTACTGAGGTCTCTCCACCGATGAAATGGCATCTGCAAAGGAGGAATTTCAT GTTGATGGGTATCGACGAGTGGCAGCGGAGCGGCCTTCAGTACGATGTCATCAGTTGTCTCAACCTGTTGGACCGCTGCGAGGATCCTCTACATCTCCTGCGGGACATCAGGCGATCGCTCGTTCCCCACACCGGACGCCTCATTCTGGCTGCTGTTCTTCCCTTCCAGCCTTACATAGAAGTTG GTGGGAGATGGCAGCGTCCCCAAGAACACCTCATCATACAAGGAAAGACATGGGAGGAGCAAGTAACCAGTCTGTCACATGACGTCTTCCAAAAGTCGGGATTTGAGGTAGAGACTGTGACCCGATTGCCATATCTCTGTGAAGGGGACATGTACAACAAATACTATGTTCTCGACGatgcagtttttgttttgaaggcgTCGAACGTGACTGAAGAGTTCGTTCAATGA
- the LOC119138709 gene encoding ER lumen protein-retaining receptor 2 codes for MNIFRLTGDLSHLAAIIILLLKIWKSRSCAGISGKSQILFALVFTTRYLDLLTSFISLYNTTMKVIYIGCAYATVYLIYMKFKATYDGNHDTFRVEFLIVPVGGLAFLVNHDFSPLEILWTFSIYLESVAILPQLFLISKTGEAETITTHYLFFLGLYRALYLINWIWRFYFEGFFDMIAIVAGVVQTILYCDFFYLYVTKVLKGKKLSLPA; via the exons ATGAATATCTTCAGGCTAACCGGCGATCTGTCCCACCTAGCAGCCATCATCATCTTGCTACTAAAAATATGGAAAAGCCGTTCCTGTGCCG GAATTTCCGGAAAGAGTCAGATCCTTTTTGCCTTGGTCTTCACCACTCGCTACTTGGACTTGCTCACATCCTTCATCTCTCTCTACAACACAACCATGAAA GTCATCTATATCGGATGTGCGTACGCCACCGTCTACCTGATCTACATGAAGTTCAAAGCGACGTACGACGGAAACCATGATACATTCCGAGTGGAGTTTCTCATCGTTCCTGTCGGTGGCCTCGCATTTCTCGTGAATCACGACTTCTCTCCGCTGGAG ATCCTGTGGACTTTCTCCATCTACTTGGAATCAGTGGCCATCCTGCCGCAGCTCTTCTTGATAAGCAAAACGGGCGAGGCTGAGACCATCACCACCCACTACTTGTTCTTCTTGGGACTCTACAGAGCCCTGTACCTCATCAACTGGATATGGAGGTTCTACTTTGAGGGATTCTTCGACATGATCGCCATTGTTGCAGGGGTGGTGCAAACCATCCTCTATTGTGACTTCTTCTACTTGTATGTAACGAAAG TTCTCAAAGGGAAGAAGCTTAGTTTGCCTGCTTAA
- the LOC119138568 gene encoding zinc finger protein 708-like isoform X2, whose amino-acid sequence MNTGVQLPLSALRLLVSPVKLVSAAIWQIIDQRVVTDYEMVEDFVCMVTDVVPEVITDCQRTQLILGLRAQMILELCHLEGKTHFNDVEQHLDRMKSFAENDNPCSSFVDFVKHLLNDPAEREHFFTEVFPQEFGPSYDKALKSLVELFLCRLEKFLSEQTFQQVASTCREVSSVLGDSLQTMRSCDALTNLLQYHKGHSLLEPNDIFSDSTYIMSALKCAAVTGNSSQETPSSSPCKKATTGNRTEEDMQVNTCVSSPMEASPDCSDSKDVGSEESSWSFYSNENSLSSPSSWFDNSGEDALDVTSVDSSSHLLNEVTPVTNKEKASRKHRASKKSVPPKKSRQVKSPKSKSQVKCFICNERVSSKLRSHVRSHFPDGQYTCPHCNSKFKLLSSLKTHIVKRCYDHAQQREDPEPGQELYKCDHCEKAFEFSLSLEAHKQTHNQLYCSVCRKVLKDAATLERHKASHTEFQCTRCEKTFILFKPLRKHYQHFHKVGRPFKCIHCSQTFSRLEYMIRHEWRHAGHLPLKCSICAMGFRNDCDLVSHQRVHTKEKPYLCGDCGKTFSQRTNLLRHHRFVHSEEKDKKKHFCAECQTYFKEKGALLQHNKRKHIDQCTRRCLCPYCGKSISVSSIARHKLLHTGERPLKCNANGCNKTFLTATEQKKHFLMHHSTDRPFKCDTCGKGFITIGLRNAHARLHSGQKPFVCDICIKAFSRRHTLNRHKKLVHAFPI is encoded by the exons ATGAATACAG GTGTCCAACTTCCGTTGTCTGCTTTGCGCCTACTGGTGTCCCCAGTTAAACTCGTCTCTGCGGCAATCTGGCAGATCATCGATCAACGAGTTGTGACTGATTATGAGATGGTGGAGGATTTTGTTTGCATGGTTACAGACGTCGTGCCAGAGGTGATCACCGACTGTCAGCGGACCCAACTCATCCTGGGCCTCAGAGCGCAA atgaTCCTAGAGTTATGTCATTTGGAAGGCAAGACTCATTTCAATGATGTAGAGCAGCACCTGGATCGAATGAAG AGCTTTGCTGAAAATGACAACCCATGCTCAAGTTTTGTGGATTTTGTGAAACACTTGCTGAATGATCCTGCTGAGAGGGAACACTTTTTTACA GAGGTTTTTCCCCAGGAGTTTGGCCCATCATATGACAAGGCTCTTAAGTCCCTGGTGGAGCTCTTTCTGTGCAGacttgagaaatttctttctGAGCAAACTTTCCAACAG GTTGCTTCCACCTGTCGTGAGGTGTCCTCTGTTCTGGGTGACTCTTTGCAAACAATGCGTAGCTGTGATGCGCTCACAAATCTGCTTCAGTATCACAAGGGCCACAGCCTACTTGAACCCAATG atatTTTCTCGGACAGCACCTACATCATGTCTGCTCTCAAGTGTGCTGCAGTAACAGGTAATTCCTCGCAGGAGAccccttcgtcttctccatgCAAAAAAGCAACCACAGGGAATAGAACGGAAGAGGATATGCAGGTTAACACATGTGTTTCCAGTCCAATGGAAGCATCTCCCGATTGCTCTGACAGTAAGGACGTTGGAAGTGAAGAATCTTCCTGGTCTTTCTATTCAAATGAGAACTCTCTGAGTAGTCCGAGTTCATGGTTCGACAACTCGGGTGAGGATGCCTTGGATGTGACTTCTGTCGATTCATCTTCACATTTGTTAAATGAGGTCACTCCCGTGACAAATAAGGAAAAAGCATCAAGAAAACATCGGGCCAGCAAAAAGAGCGTCCCTCCAAAAAAGTCTCGTCAAGTCAAAAGTcccaagtcaaagtcccaaGTCAAGTGCTTCATCTGCAATGAGCGAGTGAGCTCCAAACTGAGAAGTCACGTGAGAAGCCACTTTCCGGACGGACAGTATACCTGCCCACATTGCAACAGCAAATTCAAGCTTCTCTCATCCCTGAAGACGCATATAGTCAAACGATGCTACGATCACGCTCAGCAGCGAGAAGATCCCGAGCCTGGCCAGGAGCTTTATAAATGCGACCACTGCGAGAAGGCCTTTGAGTTCAGCCTCTCGCTGGAAGCCCATAAGCAGACTCATAACCAACTCTACTGCAGTGTGTGCAGGAAAGTCCTAAAAGATGCAGCGACATTAGAAAGGCACAAGGCCTCCCACACTGAGTTTCAGTGTACTCGCTGTGAGAAGACCTTCATTCTTTTTAAGCCGTTGCGCAAACATTATCAACATTTCCACAAGGTTGGCAGACCCTTTAAGTGCATCCACTGCTCACAAACCTTCTCGAGGCTGGAGTATATGATCCGACACGAATGGAGGCACGCTGGTCATCTGCCGCTAAAGTGCAGTATTTGCGCCATGGGATTTCGAAACGATTGCGATTTGGTTTCGCACCAGAGGGTTCACACGAAGGAGAAACCCTACCTCTGTGGAGACTGCGGGAAAACCTTTTCGCAGAGGACCAACCTGCTACGGCACCACCGTTTTGTCCACAGTGAGGAGAAAGACAAGAAGAAACACTTCTGTGCCGAGTGTCAGACATATTTTAAAGAGAAAGGAGCTCTCCTACAGCACAACAAGCGCAAACACATCGACCAATGCACCCGCCGTTGTCTTTGTCCGTACTGCGGGAAGTCCATTTCTGTCTCATCCATCGCCAGACATAAGTTGCTCCATACAGGAGAGAGACCTTTGAAATGCAACGCAAATGGTTGTAACAAGACTTTCCTGACGGCTACTGAACAGAAGAAACACTTCCTCATGCACCACTCCACCGACCGACCATTCAAATGTGATACTTGCGGCAAGGGCTTTATCACAATTGGTCTACGGAATGCACACGCTCGGCTACATTCGGGCCAAAAGCCGTTTGTGTGCGACATCTGCATTAAGGCTTTCTCAAGGCGCCACACACTGAATAGACACAAGAAGCTTGTGCATGCATTTCCAATTTAG
- the mettl9 gene encoding methyltransferase-like protein 9 isoform X2: MTAKYARGSLARSLLVNMMNEGEGTSMETQEWYRCCPDLLGESLRPLFVQSHLDSGTKAFLKQSIDKSNWLFTQLYHSFVSSVLTPMVSRTSINGFLGRGSMFVFSVEQFQKLLKIGPDWKADRLLDLGAGDGAVTEIMRGHFREIYVTEVSPPMKWHLQRRNFMLMGIDEWQRSGLQYDVISCLNLLDRCEDPLHLLRDIRRSLVPHTGRLILAAVLPFQPYIEVGGRWQRPQEHLIIQGKTWEEQVTSLSHDVFQKSGFEVETVTRLPYLCEGDMYNKYYVLDDAVFVLKASNVTEEFVQ, translated from the exons ATGACGGCTAAGTACGCGAGAGGTTCGCTGGCACGCTCACTTTTAGTGAACATGATGAACGAAGGGGAAGGAACATCGATGGAGACACAGGAG TGGTACAGATGCTGCCCCGATCTGCTTGGGGAGTCTCTACGACCTCTGTTTGTTCAGAGTCATCTCGATTCAGGCACCAAGGCATTCCTCAAGCAAAGCATTGACAAGTCAAACTGGTTGTTCACACAACTCTATCACTCCTTTGTATCAAGTGTCCTTACCCCGATGGTTTCACGCACCTCCATCAATGG GTTTCTGGGGCGTGGAtctatgtttgtgttttccgTGGAGCAATTTCAGAAACTCCTAAAGATCGGCCCAGATTGGAAGGCAGACAGACTTCTGGACCTCGGAGCTGGTGATGGTGCTGTCACAGAAATTATGAGAGGCCATTTCAGGGAAATTTATGTTACTGAGGTCTCTCCACCGATGAAATGGCATCTGCAAAGGAGGAATTTCAT GTTGATGGGTATCGACGAGTGGCAGCGGAGCGGCCTTCAGTACGATGTCATCAGTTGTCTCAACCTGTTGGACCGCTGCGAGGATCCTCTACATCTCCTGCGGGACATCAGGCGATCGCTCGTTCCCCACACCGGACGCCTCATTCTGGCTGCTGTTCTTCCCTTCCAGCCTTACATAGAAGTTG GTGGGAGATGGCAGCGTCCCCAAGAACACCTCATCATACAAGGAAAGACATGGGAGGAGCAAGTAACCAGTCTGTCACATGACGTCTTCCAAAAGTCGGGATTTGAGGTAGAGACTGTGACCCGATTGCCATATCTCTGTGAAGGGGACATGTACAACAAATACTATGTTCTCGACGatgcagtttttgttttgaaggcgTCGAACGTGACTGAAGAGTTCGTTCAATGA